The following are from one region of the Nicotiana tabacum cultivar K326 chromosome 3, ASM71507v2, whole genome shotgun sequence genome:
- the LOC142175511 gene encoding uncharacterized protein LOC142175511 → MAFCVQNSDTDIEIDELHLEGQQFVSFKSNADIHTIVNNPMIQKTMLTEFFSMNETNEDAKELNLLYKEFREYFVWSSTDKFWARRQNRCVVGRIVTCHPTEGERYYLRLLLIHVRGPISYKDLLTVNEKPCSTFRESVEKRGLLHCDNCLIECMSEAASYQMPYSLRRLFATLLVYCGPVNPRKLWEQFEESMIEDYKVLQITERREIQYQALNHINDILYFMGHDINEYVLIPETIRPSAAAKEIHFERSIIVSEDDVLLHRKLNKNQLIAYNLITERIFSNKAGAFFVDGPGGTRKTFLYRALLATVRSMRYIALATDTSGVAASILPGGRTAHSHFKIPIDIDENTSCNISKENSLAGLIRDAKLIVWDEVSKAKKRMLEVFDLLLKNIMNTNALFGGKVVVLGGDFRQTLPVVQYGKKEDFIGESLLYSSIWNKLEKLKLSENMRAKTDPVFCDYLLRIGNGQERVNSVDKIEISDSLIIPYTTERESVDKLFATTYSNLNSTYSNSSCTDSCVILTTKNDFVDEINDMLIDRFRGKSKIFIGTYEAIEFNNQTQLEDLLHTLCFAMTINKAQGQTLDFVGIYLREPHFHTCITSLARAFIYCHGKHIMHKDIKSLNLLVAVQINFMYYRDNDLHLIDVQLQTFVNIAALEFICKNRETLESEYVIDLATIVFYYLTYQGDVDVDTMDDVAKDPFLVLMSVLPRKKGSPLAENIELAAQCFGTLSTSEIF, encoded by the exons ATGGCGTTCTGTGTACAAAATAGCGATACGGACATAGAGATAGATGAG CTACATCTTGAAGGTCAACAATTTGTTTCTTTTAAGAGCAATGCAGATATACATACAATTGTGAATAATCCAATGATCCAAAAAACGATGTTAACAGAATTCTTCTCTATGAATGAAACTAACGAAGATGCTAAAGAGCTCAATTTACTGTATAAAGAATTTCGTGAATACTTTGTTTGGTCCTCCACTGACAAATTTTGGGCACGTAGACAAAACCGTTGTGTTGTTGGCCGTATTGTGACATGTCATCCAACAGAAGGAGAACGATATTATCTTAGATTACTACTAATCCATGTGCGAGGACCGATATCATATAAGGATCTTTTGACTGTTAATGAAAAGCCTTGTAGTACTTTTAGAGAGTCCGTAGAGAAAAGAGGATTGTTACACTGTGATAATTGTTTGATAGAGTGTATGTCTGAAGCCGCAAGTTACCAAATGCCATATAGTTTAAGGCGTTTATTTGCTACATTATTAGTGTATTGCGGTCCTGTCAACCCTAGAAAATTATGGGAGCAATTTGAGGAATCAATGATCGAAGACTACAAAGTGTTACAAATTACTGAAAGAAGAGAAATTCAATATCAAGCTTTGAATCATATCAacgatattttatattttatgggtcatgatataaatgagtatgtaCTCATCCCAGAAACCATTAGGCCTTCTGCGGCAGCAAAAGAGATTCATTTTGAAAGATCTATTATTGTTAGTGAAGACGACGTATTGCTACATAGGAAATTGAACAAAAACCAACTCATTGCATATAATCTGATTACTGAAAGGATATTTTCGAACAAAGCAGGTGCCTTTTTTGTGGATGGTCCAGGAGGAACAAGAAAAACTTTTCTATATCGTGCTTTATTAGCAACTGTACGATCAATGAGATATATAGCTTTGGCAACAGATACCTCTGGTGTTGCTGCATCTATTCTTCCAGGTGGACGTACCGCACATTCTCATTTCAAAATTCCTATTGACATCGATGAAAATACAAGTTGTAACATTAGCAAAGAAAACTCACTTGCAGGGTTAATCCGAGATGCAAAATTGATTGTGTGGGATGAGGTATCTAAGGCTAAAAAAAGAATGTTAGAAGTTTTTGATCTACTATTAAAAAATATCATGAATACAAATGCATTGTTTGGCGGAAAAGTTGTAGTTTTAGGAGGTGATTTCAGACAAACTCTTCCCGTTGTGCAATACGGCAAAAAAGAAGATTTTATTGGCGAAAGTTTGTTATATTCTAGCATTTGGAATAAACTTGAAAAACTAAAGTTATCTGAGAATATGAGAGCCAAAACAGATCCTGTATTTTGCGATTATTTGTTAAGAATTGGAAATGGACAAGAACGAGTCAATTCAGTAGACAAGATTGAAATTTCAGATTCTTTGATTATTCCTTATACAACCGAAAGAGAATCTGTTGACAAATTATTCGCAACGACATATTCAAATTTGAATTCGACATATTCTAATTCATCCTGCACTGATTCCTGTGTGATCTTGACAACAAAAAATGACTTCGTCGATGAAATTAATGACATGCTTATTGATCGATTCAgaggaaaatcaaaaatatttattGGCACTTATGAGGCTATTgaatttaacaaccaaacacaacTAGAAGATTTATTACACACTTTATGTTTTGCTATGActataaataaagcacaagggcAAACTTTAGATTTTGTTGGAATTTATTTGCGAGAACCTCATTTTCACACG TGTATTACATCGTTAGCCCGAGCCTTCATATACTGTCATGGGAAGCACATAATGCACAAAGATATCAAATCATTGAATCTTTTGGTTGCTGTACAG ATAAATTTCATGTATTACAGAGATAATGATCTACACCTGATTGATGTTCAGTT GCAAACTTTTGTTAATATTGCGGCTCTTGAATTTATTTGTAAGAACAGAGAAACCCTTGAAAGTGAATATGTGATCGATTTG GCAACAATCGTTTTTTATTATTTGACATATCAAGGGGATGTGGATGTGGATACCATGGATGATGTTGCAAAG GATCCATTTTTGGTTCTGATGTCCGTCCTTCCTCGGAAAAAGGGGAGTCCTTTGGCTGAAAATATTGAGCTTGCAGCACAATGCTTTGGAACATTATCAACATCTGAAATTTTTTGA
- the LOC107767508 gene encoding uncharacterized protein LOC107767508 has product MAIANLQRFASQIVRNPSLSSTFRASITRSSATSSSPSRSASAKVADRIVKLSAVDPDGHKREIIGLSGQTLLKALTNHGLIDPDSHRLEDIDACSAECEVHIAQEWLEKLPPATYDEQYVLKRNSRARVLNKHSRLGCQVVLSPELQGMVVAIPEPKPWDIP; this is encoded by the coding sequence ATGGCGATCGCTAATCTACAAAGATTCGCCTCGCAAATCGTCCGAAACCCATCTCTTTCCTCCACTTTCAGAGCCTCAATCACTCGCTCTTCCGCCACGTCATCATCCCCCTCCCGCTCCGCCTCCGCCAAAGTCGCTGATCGGATCGTCAAGCTCTCCGCCGTGGACCCAGACGGCCACAAACGCGAAATCATTGGGCTTTCGGGTCAAACACTACTCAAAGCCCTAACGAATCACGGGTTAATTGATCCGGATTCGCACCGGCTCGAAGATATCGACGCTTGTTCAGCTGAATGTGAGGTTCACATTGCTCAGGAATGGCTCGAGAAGCTTCCACCGGCTACGTATGACGAGCAGTATGTACTGAAGAGGAATTCTAGGGCTAGGGTTTTGAATAAGCATTCGAGGCTTGGTTGTCAGGTTGTGCTTTCGCCTGAGCTTCAAGGTATGGTTGTTGCTATTCCTGAACCTAAGCCTTGGGATATTCCGTAA